AATCTTTTGTATCTATGCAACACAATCTTATGTAGTGGAAAAGAAAGAATTAAAGAAACTGGAGATTTTAAGGTCATTACTCGAATCGGAAAAAAGCATCGCCGGGCTCTGTGAGCACATCAACATAAGTACCCCAACCTGTTTGAATTTCGTATCCGCACTCCTGGAAGAGGGGGCGATCATGAAAAGCGGACAGGGGCAATCCATCGGCGGCCGTAAACCGGACCTGTATGCACTGATGCCTGGTAAATATTTTGTGCTGGCCATCGAGCTGGAGCGTTACCAAACCAGGATGACGATACTGGACAACAGCTACCGGTACAGCATACCCGTAAAGACCTTTCACCTCAATATCGCCACAGAAGCCGATCCTGTTTCGCAATTACACAATATGGCCTCTGCGCTGATCAGTGAAGCAGGTATCGATAAGGAAAGCCTGATCGGGATCGGGATCAGCATGCCCGGTCTGGTAGATTCCAAAAGAGGAGAGAACTATACTTTTATCATTTCCACCAACCAGCTTCGTTCCCTGCAACAGGAGCTGGAAGACACATTCAGTAAGCCCGTCTTCATTCAGAACGACGTGAAATGCTATGCCATCGCAGAAAAACGTTTTGGCCTGGCAAGAGAAAAACGCGATGTGATGGTCTTGCTGATGGACTGGGGCATTGGCCTTGGTATCATCATGGATGGAGAGCTGCGGGGCGGCACAGCAGGCTTTTCCGGGGAGATCGGGCATATTCCGCTGATAGACGATGGCATCCTTTGCTACTGCGGCAAACGCGGTTGTCTGGAAACGGTAGCTTCCGGTGTGGCGCTTGCCAAGATGGCCAAGGAAGGGATCCTCTCCGGACAAGATTCTTTACTGAACAGAATATCCAATAGTGAGATAGATAAGATCGAGCCGCATGTGGTGATCGATGCTGCCAATCTCGGTGATCAGTATGCGATCAATATCCTCGCGGATGTGGGCGCCAAAATGGGGAAGGGCATCGCTACAGTAATTCAATTGTTCAATCCGGAGCTTATCATATTGGGCGGCAAGATGGCAAAAGCGCGTCAGTACATCACCATTCCCATGCAACAGGCCATCAACACCTATTGTATGACGCAGATCAGGGAGAAAGCAAGCATACAGGTGTCTGAGCTCGGCACAGATGCCAGCATACTGGGTGTAACGAGTATGGTACTGGAAAATTATTTCGATCAGCAGATCGAAATGGCAACTCCGGGAAAACAAAAGAAGAAATAGAAGTAGTTCAGCGTTTACAGGCCCAGTTCAAATACTTCGAGATAATGATCCATGAAGAGGAGTTTATCGAGGGACGCGATCGCCACGAGTCCGGCGGGATAATCGATCCTCACGATACCGTAACAGGAAGTCCTGCCTGCGGGATCATCCCTCATAATTTTAACTGATCTCACATTACCAAAAGGAAGGAAAAGTCGTTGCAGGTGTGCCGCCGTAGTGCGGCGATTCAAATTGGTGATGGCGATTTTCATAGCAATAATTTGGAACTGCAAGGATGGTTTAACTGAAGTTACCATTTTTTGCGGCTCCGGCCAATTCCATTTTTGGTAATTTTTCCTGGCCGAAATCCTTTACTGGTAGCTGTTTTATCGCCTCATACTATCGTTTTTTTGCCGCTCAGGTAAATTAAAACTTCATTTAACTATATCATTTACATTTGTTTGGCCTGTTAATTGCTGTAAGGCGCACCAAAACCGGACCGCTTAGTGAAGCCCAAAGAATCATCGTACGAAAAATTCTTGCTGATGCAGGTTGCATCGGGCGATGAACAGGCATTCAGAACACTCACCCATCATTACTCCGGGCTTGTTTTTAAATTCATTTATCAGCATCTGGAAGACCGGTCCCTGGCCGAGGAGATCGTTCAGGACATCTTTGTGAAGCTTTGGCTCACCCGGGAAACACTGGCGCAGATCGAGAGCTTCAGGTCTTTCTTACTCATTATTTGCAGGAACCATGCATTCAACGCCCTGAAGAAAATGGTGAGAGAAAAGAACCGGGCATGGGAGTGGAGCCAGGATTCACTGCAGGAGGCCGGTGAAGATATTTACAAGCAGGAACACCTGTTGCTGCTGATCGATGAAGCAGTGGAGATGCTGCCTCCGCAACAACAGAAAGCATGGATACTCTGCAGGCGTAATGGCTTGAAATATGATCAGGCTGCCGACGAAATGAAGATATCCAAAGATGCCATCAAGAAATATCTCCAGTACGCGAACAACGCAATCAAGAAATATGTTTCAGGCAAATTGCCCATCTATCATCCCTGATTGTATATTATTCCAGAATTTTTCTTCGCACGATATCCCCTTTTTTTCTTTCCTGTTGTCTCTCGATATACAATCAAATTTATGCAAGCTGGCAATTCCAGACTGGAAGAGTTGTACATCCGATGGTTCAACAAAACAGCCACGCCTGAAGAAAGGGCGGAGCTGATAAAGTTACTGGAAACAGGAGCTTCCAGGGAGGAGTTGTTGCCTGGCATGGAAAAGATCTGGGACGAACTGGATGCAGACGATGGATTTTCCTTCCGCGAAAAAGACCAGCTGGCAGATAAGATCCTTCAACAATGGCCTGCAGAACCTGTGATCAGGGCACGCAGAAGGCTGCCACCTTTCCGCTGGATGGCGGCAGCGGCCGTTTTACTATTGGCTGGCGCCATCACAGTATGGCAATGGCCGCGAGCGGGCGCTTCTAACGAGCAGGCGCAAACGCCTTCAACTCCTGTGATAGAATCCATCGGCCCGGGTCGTAACGGCGCTATCCTCATTTTGGCCGACGGGCGTGAGATTCTGCTGGACAGTGCCTCCAATGGCGTGTTTGCCAGCCAGGGCACTACCGAAATTTCCTTACAGAATAATCAACTCATTTACCAGGCTGGCGACGAAGCCGACTCCTCCAGTATTGCCTACAATACCATGGCAACTCCCAGGGGGAGACAATTCCAGTTATTGCTCCCGGATGGCACCAGGGTTTGGCTGAATGCCGCCAGCAGTATCAGGTATCCTGTTTCTTTCCAGGGCACAGATAGAAAAGTGGAATTGAAAGGCGAAGCGTATTTCGAAGTTGTGCCGGACCTGTCCAAACCGTTCAAGGTAGAAACCCCCAACCAACTGGTCCAGGCTCTGGGAACCAGTTTCAATATCCATGCTTTCGGGAATGAAACAGCAGAGCTTACCACACTTATTGAAGGTAGTGTAAAAGTGAATGTTGCCGGGGGCAAACATGCGCCCAGGGGCGAAACACTGTACGCCGTACTGCATCCCGGCCAGCAGGCTAACCTCAACACACAACGCCAGTCCCTTTCCATTGCTGAAGGCCAGAGTGAAGCTGCCATTGCCTGGAAGAACGGCTATTTCTATCTGGAGAACAAATCTTTCGACAGGGTGATGAAACAACTGGAAAGATGGTACGATATAGAAGTGATCTATGCCAACGGAATTCCTGAATTACAATTTTATGGAGGATTGAGCAGGAATCTGACGCTCGATGCATTGATCAGGGCATTGAAAGTATCGGAAGTACATTTCAGGATCGAAGCCGGGCGCCGGCTGATCGTGTATAAATAGAAATAACACCAAAACTCCCGTAAGTTATGCAAAAAACCGGCTATCCTATTTCGGAACGCGCTTTCAGCATTCTGACAAGGATTTCCCGTATGCTGACGGAAAAAAACAATTCCGCCGGAAATGCAGGAAGCAAAATTTGTAAGGTCATGAAACTAAGTTCAATTTTTGTTCTGGCATTCTGCCTGCAGGTATCCGCCAGCGCGAGCTCGCAAACGGTTACCCTGACCGGCAGGAACATGTCGCTCCAAAAAGTTTTTTCCGAAGTGAAAAAACAAACAGGTTATATCGTTTTCGCCAACAAGGAATTGCTGGTGAACACAAGGCCTGTGAGTATCGATGCAACCAATATGCCCCTGCAGGAATTTATGAACAGGGCGTTAAATGGTCAGCCGTTATCGTTCATAGTAGAAGACAAAACCATCGTGCTGATGCGCAAGACTCCATCAAGGGAAGATGCAGACAGTGTGATGGCGCGTGCAGTGACGATCTCGGGGCAACTGATCGATTCAGAATCGAAAGAGCCCATCAATGGTGCATCCATCTCTGTAAAAAATACCAGGCAAGGCACCACCACTACAGCAACGGGACAATTCACATTGTCCAACGTTCCGGAATCAGCTATCATTGTGATCAGCTCCGTTGGCTTTACTCCACTGGAGGTTCCTGTTTCACAACTGATAGCGATTCCAAACGATGGTGCATTACCGTTAGGAGACAATACGATCCTGAAATCCGGCGCCAGCTTCACTTTCCAACTGAAGGCCCTCCCTGCAGCCCTGAATGAAGTGGTGGTACTGGCTTTCGGTCAGGCGAAGAGGAAAGACCTCACCGGTTCCGTGAGTACCATGACTGGCGCAACGATCAGTCAGCAACATGTTTCCACCGTGTCACGAGCACTGGAAGGCATGGTGTCCGGTGTGCAATTATCTACCAGTTCCGGCCAGCCCGGAAGTGAATCTGCGATCCGTATCCGGGGCCTCGGTTCACTGTCGGCAGGTTCTGATCCGCTCATCGTCATCGACGGTGTTCCCAGCAATGTGCCGCTGGCTTCTCTCAATCCTGCCGATATAGAAAACCTCGTGGTTTCAAAAGATGCGGCCTCCAATTCCCTCTACGGTTCCCGGGCCTCCAATGGCGTGATACTCGTAACCACCAAGAAGGGAGCAAAAGGAAAAACGAAAATCAATTTCGATGTACGCCTCGGACAGAACAGCCAGGGTGTTCCTGATTTCGATATCGTAAAGGATCCGAAAGAATACTATGAACTGGTCTGGAAAGGTATCTACAATTATGTCCGCTTCAGCAATGAAGCCGGCGCACCACATCTCAATGATGCAGATGCAAGACAATACGCCAGCAATAATCTTTTCACTGCAACAGGATCCACTTTGCAGCCCACCAATGCACTCGGTAATTACATGTTGTACAAGATACCCGATGGCACCACGCTCATCGATCCTGCAACAGGAAAGCTGAGGTCCGATGCAAAGCGCCTGTACTATGACGACTGGAATGATTACTTCATCAAGAAATCTTTCAGCCAGCAATACAATGTAAGCCTTAGCGGCGGTAACGAGAAAACCGATTACTTCCTGTCTGCCGGTTATATGAGTGATCCTTCTTACGTGATGGCATCAGATTTCAACCGTTATAATGCGAGACTGAAAGTGAACACCACCATCACCAACTGGCTGAAAGGCGGGATGAACATTGCTTATACGCGTCGTTACAGCAATGCTCCCAACTATTCGGGTGGTACCGTGAACACGAACGTATTTCTCTTTAAGGATTTCTTTGCGCCCACCTGGCCCATTTTTGCGCACGGAGAAGATGGCAGTGTGAAACGCGATGCACTCGGCAGGATCATGTACGATCTCGGCACCGGAGAAACTTATAGTCCATTGGGGGCAACAAGACGAACCACTTTCCCGGGATACAGCCCGGCTGTGTATTTCGACAAAGACCTCAACGAACTCACCTCCGATGATTTCTCCAGCCGCGCATTCCTGGAAGCCACTGTACTGAAGAATTTCCGTGTAAGGCTCGACTTCTCGCTCGACAATACCTATTCCAACAGCAGGGTATACGGCAACAATGAGAGCGGTTCCGCAGCAAGGGATTATCAGGGAACCATTCAGAATGTCTGGTCAAAACAGATGTACCTCAATACCGTTCAAACCATCAATTATACAAGAGAAATCGGTTTGCACAATATTGATGTGCTGGCAGGACATGAATATCGCTGGGTGCGCAGGGATAATATGAACGGATTAAAATCCCTCATGTTTGCTCCCGACAACCCGGACCTGACCAATGCCATCCGGATCATGAGCCTCACAGGTAACGGCTCCAGCGAAGCACTCGAAGGCTATCTGTCCAGGCTCGCTTACAACTACAACAGCAAATATTTCCTCACTGCCAGTATCCGCACAGATGGTTCTTCCAATTTCCGTTACGACAAATGGGGAACATTCTGGTCTGTAGGCGGCGCCTGGAGGATCAGCCAGGAAAGCTTCATGAACAAAACTTCCAAATGGCTCACCGAATTGAAAGTACGCGCCAGCTATGGTACACTGGGCAACCAGAACGTGGGCGCCAACCGCTGGACAGATATTTATGGCATCTCCAATGCAGGAACGCTCGACAACCCTTTACTGGCCATTGCGCAGCAATCATGGGGCAATCCTGCACTCACCTGGGAAAGCAATAATATCGTTGACGCAGGTATCGATTTCCGCCTCTTCGATCGTATATACGGCACCGTTGATTATTTCCGCCGCAAGACCATCGACATGATCTGGGCCAAACCATTACCCGCTTCTACCGGGCAGCCCTCCAAACTGGAGAATGTGGCTTCTCTGCTGAATACCGGTTATGAAATTGAGCTGGGTATGGATGTAATCCGGAATAAAGACTGGAACTGGACCGTTAGCCTGCGCGCCTCCAACTACAAGAACAAACTGCTGGAAATCCCACCGGGAGTTGGAACAAAAGCCCTGAACGGGAATTATGAAGAAGGCAACTTCCTCCGTGGCGAAGGCAAAGATTATTACAATCTCTACATGTACAAATATGCAGGTGTTGACAAAGCAACAGGTGAAGGCATGCTCTACAAACAGTTAAGGGCAACCGATAATCTGGCATTGTATCCCGGTAAAAAAGTAGGGGATATCGTTACTACCAAAGGAAACGACGCCACTAAATTCGAAGTGGGCTCTGCAGCTCCTGACCTGGTAGGCGGCTTCAATACCAATCTTCAGTACAAGGACTTCGATCTCTCTGTACTCACTAGCTGGCAGATCGGTGGTAAAACCATTTCATTGACCTATCAGAACCTGACCACGCAAAAGATCGGGGGCATTCACAGGGACCTGGCCAATGGATGGTCACCTGAAAATCCTGATTCCAATGTACCTATGTACATGAGCGCCGGGCAAAGCTACTTCAACAGGCCTGTTGGTGGCGCTGCCGGTCAGTACTCGGACTGGTCACTTTTCGACGCTTCCTATTTAGCTATCAGGAATATTACATTAGGCTACAGGTTACCACAGCATATCGCAGCAAAGAACGGGATAGAAGCAGCGAGGATCTTCTTCAGTGTGGACAATCTTCATCTGTTCTCTGCCAAGAAAGGGCTCGACCCCAGGCAATCTTTTGATGGAGGCACCACACTGGCAGCCTTTGGTTTCCCTCAAACCCGTACCATCACCTTTGGTATCAACCTTACCCTCTAAATGGAAAAATCATGAAGAAACTCATCATCATAACAGGAAGCATCATCACCATTTTTGCATCCTGCTCAAAGAATCTGGACATCGATCCGGAAGGGACAATGACCAGGGAACAATTACAGCAGATCATCAAAACCAAACCTGCCACAGTTCTGGAGCCGATGGTCACCAGCATGGTTGCTCAGTTCAACGGGCTCTCACCGGTGAACTCTGTAGACACCAGGAATTTCCTGGTAGTGAACCTTCTGCTCAGCCTCAAAGGAAATGATATGGTGCAGGCCCGCGCAAGCGGTGGCTGGATGGTAGAAGATTATCAAATGCTGAACTATCGCGAAGAAAATCAGGCACGCACTGCCATCTACTGGGGCATGTATTATAAATACATTTTCTACGCCAACCAGATCCTGGATCTCATTCCTCCTGATTTCGATCCTTCACAAGCCACTGATGTGAACAAGCTCATCATGAAATACAAGGCTGCTGCACTCACCATGCGCGCACTTAGCTACACTTATCTGATGTGGCTCTACCAGGATGATTACATGCATGGCGGAAATACCAAACCCGGCGTTCCGCTGTATACAACAGTAGGAAGTGAGGAAGACCGTGCACCTTCACAGGACGTATGGAACCAGATCATCGCAGACGCAACCGAAGCAGTTGACCTCTTCACTAAATCCGGGCTCAGCAATACAGCCAGCAAAACAGATTTTGATGCATCCGTTGCTTCAGTAGTACTGGCGCGCGCAGCGATCACTATCGGCGATTGGCCCAAAGCCATTGCCGCTGCAGATTATGTGATGACTGCCTATCCTACACTGATCAATGAAACAGATTATACCACCAAAGGCATGAGCAATCTCAGCCTGACTGAAACCATTTTCGGATACGATTATTCCAGCGCTACCGGAAGAGGCAACAGCTCTTTCCCCGGTTGGGTGAACATCAAAGGCGATGGTGGTTACGGCGGCAGCCAGGGCGGCTGGCTGGCGATCGATCAGCGATTGTATGATCAGATCAGCGCTACCGATTACAGGAAAAAGAATTTTGTAGCAGATGATTTTGTGGAGTTCAAATATCCCAGCGCTCAGGAACCGGATAAGCATTTTAAATATTATAACTACAAGTTCGCAGCGCCGCCCATCGATGGCACTACACCTGCCTATAACCAGGATGATATTTACATGCGTACTTCCGAAATGATCCTCACCAAAGCTGAAGCTGAAGCGCGTGACGGACAGGATGAAAATGCACAGAACACATTGTACATTCTCGCGCATGAAAGAGATCCGTCTTACGTGAAATCAACCAGCACCGGTGATGCCTTGCTGAAGGAGATCCAGCTGCAGCGCAGGATCGAGCTTTGGGGAGAATCCGGATTTGAATTCTTCGATAACAAACGGTGGGGGATAGGCGTAGACCGCAACGGCTCTGCGAACCACACCAATACGAAAGTAGTGGCTGCAGGCAAACTGTTTACTTTGCAGATCCCGCTGACCATCGAATTGAATTATAATCCTTTTATCACCGAGCAGAATCCACTATAAATACTTTGGGTGCCGGCAGCCGTTCGCCTCCCGGCGAGTGACTGCCGGCAACTAACTATTCCGGTAAAACAAATGGAATGGAAAAATGGAATACACTGCCTTGGCCAGGCTCTGACTCCGCCCAGATATTGCCGCCATGCATCTCCACGATCTTGCGACAGTGCGCCAGCCCAATTCCACTGCCTTCATAAGCAGATTGGTTGTGCAGTCTTTTGAAAAGATGAAAGATCTTGTCGAGATGTATCGCTTCCATTCCGATGCCATTGTCCGCTATGGAGAAAGTCCAATGTTTTCGTTCTCTCGTAGCCGTGATAGTTATTGCAGGCGGAACACCAGGTTTTCTGAATTTGATGGCATTGCTGATCAGGTTCTGGAACAGCAGTTTCAGTTCCAGAGGATAGGCGGAGATCACCGGCAATTCACTAAAGTGTATCATGGCATGGTGTTGTTCAATGGTGGCGCCCAGGTCAGCCAGCACATCATTGAGTACTGCATTACAATCCACTTCCTGGTGTATCTTTTTGTTGCCAAGCCGTGAATATTCCAATAGTTCCCTCACCAGAGTTTTCATGCGTTCATTTGCAAGGGTGATATAGCTAAAGTATTGTTCCGTGTGTTTGTCTGACTGATCCCTGAACTTCTGTTTCAGTAATCCGATAAAACCCATGGTGGTGTTCAGCGGTTCCTGAAGATCATGTGAAGCAAAATAAGTGAACTGCTCAATTTCCTTAGCCTTCAGCACCAGTTGATGTGTTTTGTTCTTCACTTTTTCTTCCAGCTCTTCATTGAATTTCCTGAGCTGCATTTCCAGTTTTCGCGTTTCTGTTACATCACGGCCCACTGCAAAAATATGGCGGAACCGTCCTTTCTCATCCCTGTACAGAGCAGCATTGAACAGCAGTTCTACCGGTTCCGTATCAGCGCGGATGATGCGGAGTGGAAAATTTACTGCTTTCCCATCTTTTACGATTTGCTGGCAAAAAGCACCGGCCGCTGCCGGTTCACTGAAATGCGAGGAGAATTCACTTCCTTTCAGTTGTTGAAATGGCAGACCCATGATCTTTTCCGTGGCTTTGTTCACATCACTGATCCTGCCGTCCGGCCCGATGGTAAAAAAGGGATCGATACTGGATTCAAGCAGGCTCTGCGTGTAATCCACTACTTCCTTATAATTGAGCGCTTTTTGCTTGATGAAATAATTACAGGATAGAAAAACGATCAGGCAGGCAAAGAAATTGAGAATGGCGATGCCTGACCAGGGCTGGGGGATAACGCCCGTTACCTGTAATAAAGCTGCTATACCACAACCAGCCACCAGGGCGAGAATCCAGTAAATTCCCTTGCCCGGTTCAGCCAGATAGAATATAAAAGGCAAAAAAGCGAAGGGCCAGAGGAAACCTGTTCCATCCCAACCGCCCGAAGCGAACATACAAACCACTACCACCGTTCCGATGGTCATGATGATATCGATGCGTTCGTAATTACCCGTCTTTCTGAGAATGAAATAATTGGCCGTAACGGCCAGGAAGGCTGCGGCATGCAATACCGCAAGGAAATTACTGCTCAATACATAATAATACAGCAGGCTGAAAACACCGCAATAGATAAGCGCAATAACAGTATAAGCATTAATAACAGCCAGACCTGACAAGGCCCCGGACTTGTGGTATTTTAGGTTTGGTTCCATGGATATGCCTGGAAAAAAGCAGGCCGCTGAAGATACGTTTTATTTTTTCTTCCCCGGCTTCTTTGATGCCTTTGCCTTACTGTTGAAATCCAGGCAAAGATTCACCCAGTATTCAAAATCCCTTTTGGTTTTGAATCCTTCCAGACTCACATAACAATAACCAATGAGCTCGCGACCTTTCATGATCATCGGCTCGTAACCATTCCTGCCCACCACTACTTCCTGCAGTGCAGGATCGAATCGGCACATCAGGTTATCGCCACTAACGTTTATGCACATCTTACCATTCACCATGAATGCCATTCCACTGAACATCCTCTTTTCTTCGATCCTTATCCCCGGTACCGAAGCCAGGTACTCCCTTAATCTATCGGCAAGTTTTGTATTGAAGGCCATAAGAATGCTTTTGGATAGGATACAATGTAAGATTTCCGGACGATCCTCAAAAATGGGTCCCCCGGGAGGCCAATTGCCGAAGGTATTGTCTTGTTTTGATTCCTGACTCCCGCAGGTCGCTGGTTTTCCAGTGGCCTGTTGAGGCGGCGCTTTTCAGTAAAACAGAACAGGTTTCCTCTTTATCGGAAACAGACCAGGAGATCCAGCTGAGTTTGTTTTTGACAATCCAGTCGATATACTTCTTCCATTCCACATCGTCTATTTTTCCATCACCACTGGCTTCCATTCCGGCAGATTCAGAAATGAAGACCGGAATACCGTTACGGATAGCCTCATCCGTTCTGTCGCGCAGCCATTGCTTATGCGTGCCTGCATAGAAGTGGACAGTATACATGATATTGCTCACGTCTTTGATAGGGTCCTGCTGCACCAGGTCGATGCGCTGGTCCCATTCCGTATTGCCCACCAGGATGATATTATCAGGATCATTTTTCCTGATGGCATTGATCAGTTCGATTGAATATGCTTTTACTTCT
This portion of the Pseudobacter ginsenosidimutans genome encodes:
- a CDS encoding SusC/RagA family TonB-linked outer membrane protein — protein: MKLSSIFVLAFCLQVSASASSQTVTLTGRNMSLQKVFSEVKKQTGYIVFANKELLVNTRPVSIDATNMPLQEFMNRALNGQPLSFIVEDKTIVLMRKTPSREDADSVMARAVTISGQLIDSESKEPINGASISVKNTRQGTTTTATGQFTLSNVPESAIIVISSVGFTPLEVPVSQLIAIPNDGALPLGDNTILKSGASFTFQLKALPAALNEVVVLAFGQAKRKDLTGSVSTMTGATISQQHVSTVSRALEGMVSGVQLSTSSGQPGSESAIRIRGLGSLSAGSDPLIVIDGVPSNVPLASLNPADIENLVVSKDAASNSLYGSRASNGVILVTTKKGAKGKTKINFDVRLGQNSQGVPDFDIVKDPKEYYELVWKGIYNYVRFSNEAGAPHLNDADARQYASNNLFTATGSTLQPTNALGNYMLYKIPDGTTLIDPATGKLRSDAKRLYYDDWNDYFIKKSFSQQYNVSLSGGNEKTDYFLSAGYMSDPSYVMASDFNRYNARLKVNTTITNWLKGGMNIAYTRRYSNAPNYSGGTVNTNVFLFKDFFAPTWPIFAHGEDGSVKRDALGRIMYDLGTGETYSPLGATRRTTFPGYSPAVYFDKDLNELTSDDFSSRAFLEATVLKNFRVRLDFSLDNTYSNSRVYGNNESGSAARDYQGTIQNVWSKQMYLNTVQTINYTREIGLHNIDVLAGHEYRWVRRDNMNGLKSLMFAPDNPDLTNAIRIMSLTGNGSSEALEGYLSRLAYNYNSKYFLTASIRTDGSSNFRYDKWGTFWSVGGAWRISQESFMNKTSKWLTELKVRASYGTLGNQNVGANRWTDIYGISNAGTLDNPLLAIAQQSWGNPALTWESNNIVDAGIDFRLFDRIYGTVDYFRRKTIDMIWAKPLPASTGQPSKLENVASLLNTGYEIELGMDVIRNKDWNWTVSLRASNYKNKLLEIPPGVGTKALNGNYEEGNFLRGEGKDYYNLYMYKYAGVDKATGEGMLYKQLRATDNLALYPGKKVGDIVTTKGNDATKFEVGSAAPDLVGGFNTNLQYKDFDLSVLTSWQIGGKTISLTYQNLTTQKIGGIHRDLANGWSPENPDSNVPMYMSAGQSYFNRPVGGAAGQYSDWSLFDASYLAIRNITLGYRLPQHIAAKNGIEAARIFFSVDNLHLFSAKKGLDPRQSFDGGTTLAAFGFPQTRTITFGINLTL
- a CDS encoding TfoX/Sxy family protein yields the protein MAFNTKLADRLREYLASVPGIRIEEKRMFSGMAFMVNGKMCINVSGDNLMCRFDPALQEVVVGRNGYEPMIMKGRELIGYCYVSLEGFKTKRDFEYWVNLCLDFNSKAKASKKPGKKK
- a CDS encoding FecR family protein; the protein is MQAGNSRLEELYIRWFNKTATPEERAELIKLLETGASREELLPGMEKIWDELDADDGFSFREKDQLADKILQQWPAEPVIRARRRLPPFRWMAAAAVLLLAGAITVWQWPRAGASNEQAQTPSTPVIESIGPGRNGAILILADGREILLDSASNGVFASQGTTEISLQNNQLIYQAGDEADSSSIAYNTMATPRGRQFQLLLPDGTRVWLNAASSIRYPVSFQGTDRKVELKGEAYFEVVPDLSKPFKVETPNQLVQALGTSFNIHAFGNETAELTTLIEGSVKVNVAGGKHAPRGETLYAVLHPGQQANLNTQRQSLSIAEGQSEAAIAWKNGYFYLENKSFDRVMKQLERWYDIEVIYANGIPELQFYGGLSRNLTLDALIRALKVSEVHFRIEAGRRLIVYK
- a CDS encoding ATP-binding protein, with protein sequence MEPNLKYHKSGALSGLAVINAYTVIALIYCGVFSLLYYYVLSSNFLAVLHAAAFLAVTANYFILRKTGNYERIDIIMTIGTVVVVCMFASGGWDGTGFLWPFAFLPFIFYLAEPGKGIYWILALVAGCGIAALLQVTGVIPQPWSGIAILNFFACLIVFLSCNYFIKQKALNYKEVVDYTQSLLESSIDPFFTIGPDGRISDVNKATEKIMGLPFQQLKGSEFSSHFSEPAAAGAFCQQIVKDGKAVNFPLRIIRADTEPVELLFNAALYRDEKGRFRHIFAVGRDVTETRKLEMQLRKFNEELEEKVKNKTHQLVLKAKEIEQFTYFASHDLQEPLNTTMGFIGLLKQKFRDQSDKHTEQYFSYITLANERMKTLVRELLEYSRLGNKKIHQEVDCNAVLNDVLADLGATIEQHHAMIHFSELPVISAYPLELKLLFQNLISNAIKFRKPGVPPAITITATRERKHWTFSIADNGIGMEAIHLDKIFHLFKRLHNQSAYEGSGIGLAHCRKIVEMHGGNIWAESEPGQGSVFHFSIPFVLPE
- a CDS encoding RagB/SusD family nutrient uptake outer membrane protein, translated to MKKLIIITGSIITIFASCSKNLDIDPEGTMTREQLQQIIKTKPATVLEPMVTSMVAQFNGLSPVNSVDTRNFLVVNLLLSLKGNDMVQARASGGWMVEDYQMLNYREENQARTAIYWGMYYKYIFYANQILDLIPPDFDPSQATDVNKLIMKYKAAALTMRALSYTYLMWLYQDDYMHGGNTKPGVPLYTTVGSEEDRAPSQDVWNQIIADATEAVDLFTKSGLSNTASKTDFDASVASVVLARAAITIGDWPKAIAAADYVMTAYPTLINETDYTTKGMSNLSLTETIFGYDYSSATGRGNSSFPGWVNIKGDGGYGGSQGGWLAIDQRLYDQISATDYRKKNFVADDFVEFKYPSAQEPDKHFKYYNYKFAAPPIDGTTPAYNQDDIYMRTSEMILTKAEAEARDGQDENAQNTLYILAHERDPSYVKSTSTGDALLKEIQLQRRIELWGESGFEFFDNKRWGIGVDRNGSANHTNTKVVAAGKLFTLQIPLTIELNYNPFITEQNPL
- a CDS encoding RNA recognition motif domain-containing protein, translated to MKIAITNLNRRTTAAHLQRLFLPFGNVRSVKIMRDDPAGRTSCYGIVRIDYPAGLVAIASLDKLLFMDHYLEVFELGL
- a CDS encoding RNA polymerase sigma factor; amino-acid sequence: MQVASGDEQAFRTLTHHYSGLVFKFIYQHLEDRSLAEEIVQDIFVKLWLTRETLAQIESFRSFLLIICRNHAFNALKKMVREKNRAWEWSQDSLQEAGEDIYKQEHLLLLIDEAVEMLPPQQQKAWILCRRNGLKYDQAADEMKISKDAIKKYLQYANNAIKKYVSGKLPIYHP
- a CDS encoding glycoside hydrolase family 5 protein, producing MKAALFIIILFPFISKGQMVNTVAPLQVTGTQLSNSKGESVSLYGMSFGWSCFHPRFYTKGAVQWLKDDWKVNVVRAAMGVEHEDGYLRNPNGNIQRVETVVDAAIEEGLYVIIDWHSHNIFTRDAKLFFDSMSRKYGQYPNVIYEIFNEPTRDQTWKEVKAYSIELINAIRKNDPDNIILVGNTEWDQRIDLVQQDPIKDVSNIMYTVHFYAGTHKQWLRDRTDEAIRNGIPVFISESAGMEASGDGKIDDVEWKKYIDWIVKNKLSWISWSVSDKEETCSVLLKSAASTGHWKTSDLRESGIKTRQYLRQLASRGTHF
- a CDS encoding ROK family protein, which codes for MNFVSALLEEGAIMKSGQGQSIGGRKPDLYALMPGKYFVLAIELERYQTRMTILDNSYRYSIPVKTFHLNIATEADPVSQLHNMASALISEAGIDKESLIGIGISMPGLVDSKRGENYTFIISTNQLRSLQQELEDTFSKPVFIQNDVKCYAIAEKRFGLAREKRDVMVLLMDWGIGLGIIMDGELRGGTAGFSGEIGHIPLIDDGILCYCGKRGCLETVASGVALAKMAKEGILSGQDSLLNRISNSEIDKIEPHVVIDAANLGDQYAINILADVGAKMGKGIATVIQLFNPELIILGGKMAKARQYITIPMQQAINTYCMTQIREKASIQVSELGTDASILGVTSMVLENYFDQQIEMATPGKQKKK